The following proteins are encoded in a genomic region of Burkholderia pyrrocinia:
- a CDS encoding molecular chaperone, with amino-acid sequence MCQLAKWIAAATLAAACVDSHATNFTVSPVRVELSAAHTSVALTVRNESADEPVIVQLGTAAWSQSAGDDVYASTGDLIAAPPIFTIPPGGSQVVRVGLRHAPSADQEIGYRLYLREVPPTPKPGFAGVQIALEMSLPIFVRPKTDTAPRLRWAAAPRPNGAGMLALRVTNEGTAHAQVANLELLTPGSDRPVATHAEFAYILPGQSRQLMFKPGSGTVPAVASGLHLVGYSDAGNIDSTIAPSDR; translated from the coding sequence ATGTGCCAACTCGCGAAGTGGATCGCGGCCGCAACGCTTGCCGCGGCATGCGTCGACAGTCATGCAACGAACTTCACGGTGTCTCCCGTTCGCGTCGAGCTGTCCGCGGCGCACACGAGCGTCGCGCTCACGGTCAGGAACGAGTCGGCCGACGAACCCGTGATCGTCCAGCTGGGTACCGCCGCGTGGTCGCAGAGCGCGGGCGACGACGTCTATGCGTCCACCGGCGACCTGATTGCCGCTCCGCCCATTTTCACGATCCCGCCCGGCGGTTCGCAGGTCGTGCGGGTCGGCCTGCGACACGCGCCGAGCGCGGATCAGGAGATCGGCTACCGGCTCTATCTGCGCGAAGTGCCGCCCACGCCGAAGCCGGGGTTCGCCGGCGTGCAGATCGCGCTCGAAATGAGCCTGCCGATCTTCGTGAGGCCGAAGACCGACACTGCCCCTCGCCTGCGCTGGGCAGCGGCCCCGCGTCCGAACGGCGCCGGCATGCTCGCGTTGCGCGTGACCAACGAAGGCACCGCGCATGCGCAGGTGGCAAACCTCGAGCTGCTCACGCCGGGCAGCGACCGGCCGGTCGCCACGCATGCGGAATTTGCCTACATTCTGCCGGGCCAGTCGCGGCAGCTGATGTTCAAACCCGGCTCCGGCACCGTACCGGCCGTTGCTTCCGGATTGCATTTGGTCGGCTACTCCGATGCAGGCAACATCGACTCCACGATCGCGCCGAGCGACCGCTAA